CGACATTTGACCGCCTCACAGAATATGTTCATAACCATTCAACAAATACCAAGCGTGATTATACTAGATATATGCAAGTTGTTACAGATTCAGTAGCATATCTTCTCAATTGCCCATACGCGTAAAtgcttcaaataaaatatatatgactcGGAAACAAAAAGATGCGGgttgttttacatttcaatatagaTGATTTAGTTTATACATGTCCATTTATTTTTCGGGGCGTGGTAATATATTGCCTTAGACGCATGGTCGACTACTTGGGGTGGAGATCATCCTATTTAGCGTTATGTCAATTTATCGTCTGTCAAGTACAATATACCCACGTTATATAATAAGCCCGAGAAATATGACCACTACACAAAACGTTCCTTCTTGTCTTCTATGTAATTACTAATCAAAATGATAGCAATCACTATGCATGGATATGAGGATGACCAAATATAATACCAACCTATCCGACGATTTAAATATTGACTATTGTGGACATACTGCTCTAATATTCTCTTGTAGAGGCATTTTATCCAAAAGGTCCTGGTTTTTCAGAGGACCGTTCGAATGGCCACACAAAAAAGTACACTTACCAAGTAATAATATTCGAGTGCGATTCATGTCATCTTAGGTATATAATTGTCTTCACAGCCGAGCTAGTATAAGATTGCATTAATTAGTATAAATAGTACTGACCCTTTAGTGGTAGAAATCGCTGGTGGAGGGGGTGGGGGAGGTGGCGGCGGGGGTCGTTTTGAttcttcatattttttcaacaatgcgTCATCTGGAACACATAAAGAAAACCTTACATTACTCAGTTCGACCACATCATGTTCTCCGTTGTGTGTGTCTCATTGATCATTAACATGAAGTCAACTGTTTGTTTAGTTTAAGTTCTTCTATTTAGCACTGGTGTGATATTTTGGAACTGCAAGAAAAACACTTTTGCATATTTCAAGCTTTTTGGAAACTTAGAAGaacgatatttttttatttgggcAATTTACGAATTTATGAACATTAAGTAACGAAGTCGTTAATTTACGAAAACATCACCAGCCAATTGAATTAAACCGGTAAATTCTTTAGTTTGGTGAAAGTAAGTCgtaatgtttattgattggtcaatatttcttCAATAACGGCCTCTTGACCAATTAAATTGCTTGCATGTGCAAactaacaaaaatattatttgcggataacttaaccagttttatacaatcggTCCAAGATAAAATTTACTTTACATATATCTGTACTTTACTTTACTTACATTCAGTTTCCAGGTTGGCGTATTTGTCTTCATACTCCTTCACTCGCGAGATGAGATCATCCCTCTCACCTTCAAGCGCTTGAGTTTCCTCTTCTTTGGCGTTCATGCTCTCAGACGACCCAGAGTCCACCTTCTCTTCCAGCTCTGAGATCTAATTTGATGGGtactttgtgttcatttatatttcaacattaaagtAATGAATCGTAATACATAGTATATAGACTGaacacaatattgtttttagcTGTAATTCCAAAATATTTGTGGCAAAGTTTTGTTTATAAGGCACGGTGCATAACTTTTGTACGCAgcttctcttttttttttttcaaaacatttctgttCCCTTTTTACCAAATCAAAATTGAATCGTGATACACATATTGTATTCGTTCAGAACATACTAAACGACAGTGATGTGCAGCCAAGTACAGAAGTCTTCAATTTGTACTCAATTATTGACCCAAACCAGCGAGGGACGAGGCAAGTGTGACAAGCTCCAAAAATATACTTTAGCATCTGTTTGGGATCGAACCGATAACCCTTCGTTCTGGAGGTGTACACGTTcgcgtcgctataaaagctagctctatagcAAGACAGCTTATGTACCACATGTCGTAATCCCTAAACATTACTACTAGATAACAGAAAATGTACCTTAAATTTGACTTGTGAGTGTTTCAGTAGTgcacagtcaattgtaaccacgcaccCCATGTCCGGGGAAATCgcgaggactttgactttcggtccagccaaccccgagTAAAAGCCCCGCCCCCGGGAACGatcagatggtaaaatccccgccaaatgcccccttACCCAAGGGACCtcaggttaggcccattccccgctatttcttttgcgaacacaaaaccaccgcattcacccggcactgcggggccacctggaagggaAAAACACGGACCGTTTCCCCGGCCATACCCGGTATagccccggaccggggggggggcgtggttacaattgactggtgcatatacCAAGTGTTATGCATTGCTATTACGAAGATGATACCTGTCTGTCATAGTGCTTTCTCTGTTCTTCAAGTTTGTTTGTGAGATCTTCAATCTCCATGAGGGCGAGGTGTAGCTTATCGCCCGGGCTGACTTGGCTCAGTAACACCGCACTCTGTCGCTTCATCTTACCGTTGTCCACCGTCAACTGTACGACATGAATTGAAATTATCAGTGTCGAGTTAAGCGAGATGTAGTTTATTCGCCAGGGGAACCTGACTCAGCAACACAGCTGTATATTCTTATTCACATGCTCGTTCCGAACTTACAAAATTTATTGGAAAAAGCCAGTAGATTTCTGTATTGTCTTTTCGATAAAATTCGATATTTCCGGgtagaaaaaacaaaaagtcGAAAATACTTTCATTCAACTATCTAAAGTAATACATATTTCAGGTCGGAATGTAGATTTATCAAGCCTAATATTTTGAGCGCCATTTTCAGAATAGAATATTCCATATGAAACGTTTTCTTAATAACTATACGGCTTATGAATTACACATTGCACGGTGAACCCTGTATATAGTATTGATCTTACAAAACTGGACGTGGTTAGTATTTACTTTTGCCTACAGACTGGTCAACTTatgttatttcagttttatccatttttatttgcgttacctcggccattttacgTTCAGCAAAGCCCCGCTTCTGCATCTCCagattaaatttgtcctgaaggTTTTCATATTCCTGATATGCCTCCTCGGATACTGCAGGAAAACATAGAAATACAAGATGTGGAatacaatacacacatacaGTGAACTTACATTCCCTCAATCATTGCGAGCTGTGACAGCGCTTGAGGCTCAGATACTCGCTGTAGAAAGTGTTGTCACTGAGCACTCAGAGGAAGAACGTGTATATGATGTGATAAAATACACTGTATGTGCTGAGCTACGATATATGTACCGGTAGTAGGTTTTAGGCTAAACAGACATACATTGTAGTTAAGGTTTATACAGAGCacatgttcaaatatttacattgttggTGAGAAATACTAGCATTAGAAGAAAATGGGCGGTGAATGAAAAGGATTAACGTATACTATGTTTATGGACATACATGCATGATTGTACTCGTTTTATTGTACTTGCAACCATTATATTCGATATAGACAATACATTGCACCATTTTACAAACTCAGGCCCAAGACGTTAGCGAATATGGCCCTACAGTACAGCTCACCTGTTGAAAGttcctttaaagctgctttATGATCTCTGAGCGACTTCTCTGTCTGTTTGAGTTTCAGCTTTGCTGCTTTgtactgaaaataataatttcaactCGTTTACTGAACCAGTTCTGGATTAGGATGTATTACTCCCCTCATCACGACATATTCCTAGGCGAGTATTTATCTACATGAATTATAAAATTCATGAATTAGAATTAATGATGTACTAAAAATAAGTTTCTTATAGAGTTAAAGTTTGCCTAGATAAAACGACACTGGCCATATGgcaaaaatgacataaaacgTATACACAACTTAGTCCGTTGCCGTCAGtcttttatgataataattatcCTAACTGAGCAGTCTATTATCACATTGGACTATCTACATACCATACTAGACATGGACTTGTAGTTCTCTGTTTTGGCTTCCAAGTCGTTCTGTGTTGACAAAAGCGAAGCTTTCAAGTGACCTACTTCATTCTTAAGCTCTGAAATCACATGTTTTGAATGACAATCATGACgatttattaaacaacaacaacaacaacaacacttttataTAGGCATAATGTCCCAAACAGGGCAGCATTAGCCAATATCTAATACGCagacaatataaaatatcagCATGTGGTCATATTTGGTAAGACTATAAAgacatttaatgaaaatatgtataatttttaaacataacaggaGATAATAAAGAGATATCATTACACAGACTCTTCTCCTATATGCAAAGTATGatgcatacatatacatgtagttttgaatTTTCTACCACAAACTTAATCATTTATGAAACTAATACCGATAAACCTTAATACGCAATTTATCCAGCAGACATAGTGTATCTGCTATTAATGCAAACTGAAAGTTAACAATACCCTGCGTTGACCTAACTTACATATCAGCTCATTTCAAAGCTCGAAATACGTTAGGTTTTTATAGACATTATATATCAAAGCGTTCTTCaccttttattgtattattgagtGAGGTCTGGTAGCCGTTTTCGATCTCCTTCTCCTCCTTATCTTCGTCCTCAAATTTCAGATCGACGACGTTGAAGTTAGCCGATCCACCAGCACTGAGCATTGAACACAGGTCAACCGTCTGTCGCTTCAGTTTCTTGTTATGTTGGTGTATCTGAGGTAAAGGGACAACATCTATGTTAATAGTAATAGTATCATAGCAAAAAGGTAagcttaattttgtttgacattgcTTTGCTATTCACTATTCAAAAACTGGTTTCGAACAGCTCTTCAATGTTtacttatattgaaaatttgattaataAGTTGGACATTTCAACAGCTGCCTTAGTCCAATTACAGTTCACACAGTTGAAGGTTTATGACGCAGCCTATACTTATTGGTATAATAATACTGTTATAGCAACTAGAGGggcaagcccagtagccaaatattTAACGATAAATCTGCTTAGAGATAAAATTATCACAAACATAGATAACATGTACATGAGATATCTGTATTAACACATGTTTTGGTTATTGCCTTTCAAAGGTCAGCGGGGGCTAACCGATGAACGAGTAATCAAACTCACATTTTCGCCGACATTTATTACTAAAatcaaaagtaaacatataacCATATTTAAGATTAAtccaaaacatttcaatagttTACCGGTACAAGGTTTTTATTCACTTGTcttaaaggaaaacaatttgTCTCATTACAAAAGACCAGcaaggacccccccccccatttccCCAATCCGACCccaatacaaataaaaggcTTTAGAAGCGAAAAACGtgattatcattgtataaatatatgtatcgGATAAGAGGATTATTGCAGGAAAGCTAAATGTATAGGAGGGGTTTATTTGGCCAATCAGTTTACTTCATAAAAATGTATGTCGTCTTTAATTTACGTCCTCGGTGTCCTTTTTCCAATGAAATAGGCAACAATATTTAGTTACTATGATAGATTATATACACTATTTCGATTATTCAGATTTAGGTGTTCATTGGTAGAACTGTGTGGTGTATCCTGTTTcattgcatatttattaagtaaacaaaatacaaaaaactttatcaaaatgaaGTATTAAGGAAGAAATGGTCCAAACATGATCTAATGTAAACACCTGACAGATCTGCAACTTAATATATCagagtaaacattttgttattctaataatatttaaatttgataaaaacatattatctgATTTATTCTGACAGGATGTTGTTTAAAATACTAATTATACAATGAATACTTCATGGTCAtgtacattaataaataaaataaataccctGTTTAGCGGCACTAGATAAGGGTCTCAAAGACATGGGAGTCCATTCATAGAAAATGTTCAAGAGACACTCCTCTACTAGCATTTTATCATCATTCTAGTGCAGACAGACACTCTCGTGGAAGTCATAGACATCTATTGTGAAGTCTTACCAACTTACATTTCAGATGTAAACTTTTGTATCATGCTTAGAAACAATCGCGATCTCTTACCTAGGAGGCGTAGAATTCTGCCTCATGTCGACAGCCCATCTCGATCTCTTACCTCGGAGGCGTATATCGACAACCCTTCTCGATCTCTTACCTCGGAGGCGTATATCGACAACCCTTCTCGATCTCTTACCTCGGAGGCGTATATCGACAACCCTTCTCGATCTCTTACCTCGGAGGCGTATATCGACAACCCTTCTCGATCTCTTACCTAGGAGGCGTATATCGACAACCCTTCTCGATCTCTTACCTGGGAGGCGTATATTTCTGCCTCATGTCGACAACCCTTCTCGATCTCTTACCTGGGAGGCGTAGACTTCTGCCCCATGTCGACAACCCTTTTCGATCTCTTACCTGGGAGGCGTAGAATTCTGCCTCATGTCGACAGCCCATCTCGATCTCTTACCTCGGAGGCGTATATCGACAACCCTTCTCGATCTCTTACCTCGGAGGCGTATATCGACAACCCTTCTCGATCTCTTACCTAGGAGGCGTATATCGACAACCCTTCTCGATCTCTTACCTGGGAGGCGTATATCGACAACCCTTCTCGATCTCTTACCTGGGAGGCGTATATTTCTGCCTCATGTCGGCAACCCTTCTCGATCTCTTACCTGGGAGGCGTATATCGACAACCCTTCTCGATCTCTTACCTAGGAGGCGTATATCGGCAACCCTTCTCGATCTCTTACCTGGGAGGCGTATATCGACAACCCTTCTCGATCTCTTACCTAGGAGGCGTATATCGGCAACCCTTCTCGATCTCTTACCTGGGAGGCGTATATTTCTGCCTCATGTCGGCAACCCTTCTCGATCTCTTACCTGGGAGGCGTATATCGACAACCCTTCTCGATCTCTTACCTAGGAGGCGTATATCGACAACCCTTCTCGATCTCTTACCTGGGAGGCGTATATCGACAACCCTTCTCGATCTCTTACCTAGGAGGCGTATATCGACAACCCTTCTCGATCTCTTACCTGGGAGGCGTATATTTCTGCCTCATGTCGGCAACCCTTCTCGATCTCTTACCTGGGAGGCGTATATTTCTGCCTCATGTCGACAACCCTTCTCGATCTCATATTTCAGTTTCAGCTTCTCATATTCAGCAATAGCTGGGTCGATAtctgaaatattaaatactcGTATCATGCACTATAATACAAACACACTTTATGaagtatatattcattaaatatcttaaatgttattACGTGACCCTTGAGATGATTTGCTTCATTTaataacaatgatgatgatgacgatgatgatgatgatgatgatgatgatgatgatgatggcaatgacgacgatgacgacgacgacgacgatgatgatgatgatgatgatgttgatgatgatgatgatgatgaggaggatgatgatgatgatgatgatgatgatgatgatgatgatgatgatgatgatgatgatgatgatgatgatgatgatgaggatgatgatgatgaggatgatgatgatgaggatgatgatgatgaggatgataatgatgatgaggatgatgatgataaggatgatgatgatgtgcaCGCCAATTCTGTCTGACATAAGATTTTgttacaaatgtaaacaataagtgTTTTAGCAACACATCTCTGGGGTAATGTAATACCCAAAACAGAAACATGGTAAAACTAGAATGAAGAAGTGATATTTAAAATGGCTAAATATGTTATACTCTACATGCAATAAATACTCCAGATTGTAAACATTCTCAAGTCATTCAtgtcaacaaaaatatatgacaaGATGTTATACAAAAGTATAAACTGTCTGATGAAGGTGAGCATAAATCAAAACAGTTAGTTAAACCAGTGAGGAAATGGATACAAAGATGCGTACATTCATTCACAGTCTTTATTTCTGCATTTTTCTCGGACACCTTCTTGGACAGAGAGGCATTCTGGAAATACACATAATATACTTGTACATAAAGAAAAGTATAATACTGATAACGAGGGAAGTGTTACATAATTTAAGTATTAAGACATAAATACGATAGTTATTAAGCGCTCTCTGAAGTCACTCTTTCCCCATATTTCTCTGATAGGTGGCGCTGTTTTTGCGCTTAAATCATTGTTAAGCGCGCCTCCAGCCGAGCGGTCATTGTTAAGAACTAATTATGCTTAAAGTAAGGCATATGGCACAAACCAGTTTGCATTCATGTTACATCACCCTATGATGTTTGGTTATACCATGTACCTCATTggcatacagtcgaaccccgttgactcgaactcaaAGAATCAGGCGTagatacctcgagcctcggggaAATCCAACCAAGCAGTAATGCTGATGTTAAGTAGAAACATTCAGTCCTTAtcattcagttcgagccaacttaatattcgagccaagcgagttcgagccaacggggttcgactgttaaTGTTGAATGATTATTTTAGATTGTCTTTAGTTACTAAATTTTCTGCGCATTTCAACCAACTAGTAAGACTGCACTCATGAACGTATCCGAGTCGTTAGTCATTACATTGTCTAGCAATTGCTGACGCTGTTATATTCATCTGGAAGTGAAAACTAAGATTATGTCCTGTTTACATTATTTGCAATGAAGTTTAAACattcatatcttttaaacatgcatatacaaTATCGGATATCAAAAAGAAAAGATACCGAAAAAAGAAGATACCAAATATATTATCAACTTATGAATACAACGTAAATTAGCAATCTGTGCTGTAGTTTGATATTGTGAAGTTAATCGGGTGACAATTCAACCGTAATTGACATGTTTTAACGGCTCTGAAACCGGCCTGGTAAACACCTACAATGCATACAAAACACTGTAATCTAACTTGTCTTGAAAATTGATATGCTTCTGAAActcatattatttgtttatcattatggTAATATTGCGAAGACGAGAAAGTAAGGAACGCCGCACATCTAGTCTAGACACCAGTCAGTATTACATATCAACCATACAGATTATACACATTACGTAAGTGTCAACCAGATAAGTCGCATGAGTCACATGACGTTAACTAGTTAAAACATAGACACACAAGAACACTACTACAACAAAACCGACTGAACGTAAGAACACACATGTTAAACGAAATAGACATCCAAGTTAACAAGTAAAACCGGATAAACGAACAGGAAAATAGTTAATCTAAATAGACACGCAGGTAAACTAGTTTAATCAAATAGACACACATGTAAACTTGTTGAACGAAATTAACACATATGTAAACTTGT
The Mya arenaria isolate MELC-2E11 chromosome 12, ASM2691426v1 DNA segment above includes these coding regions:
- the LOC128211390 gene encoding shootin-1-like isoform X3 encodes the protein MGEPEDDNIDWKAKYKEDTAKLQKLETLSKDVLKEYDDLLKQFEELKSENASLSKKVSEKNAEIKTVNEYIDPAIAEYEKLKLKYEIEKGCRHEAEIYASQIHQHNKKLKRQTVDLCSMLSAGGSANFNVVDLKFEDEDKEEKEIENGYQTSLNNTIKELKNEVGHLKASLLSTQNDLEAKTENYKSMSSMYKAAKLKLKQTEKSLRDHKAALKELSTVSEEAYQEYENLQDKFNLEMQKRGFAERKMAELTVDNGKMKRQSAVLLSQVSPGDKLHLALMEIEDLTNKLEEQRKHYDRQISELEEKVDSGSSESMNAKEEETQALEGERDDLISRVKEYEDKYANLETEYDALLKKYEESKRPPPPPPPPPPPAISTTKGFLNKITRKKKKDIEATIRLKGGVVNDDFSKVLEDMMSNIKTGKTLRKTLKPVITASEPKSDDGHAMKELNNIMKKFKRAHSVSDLEPLEKDQPESELAAVFRKVKKSASVDSDTDIVTRRSKLSQVTEERESEVISKPSNVAFR
- the LOC128211390 gene encoding shootin-1-like isoform X1 — protein: MGEPEDDNIDWKAKYKEDTAKLQKLETLSKDVLKEYDDLLKQFEELKSENASLSKKVSEKNAEIKTVNEYIDPAIAEYEKLKLKYEIEKGCRHEAEIYASQIHQHNKKLKRQTVDLCSMLSAGGSANFNVVDLKFEDEDKEEKEIENGYQTSLNNTIKELKNEVGHLKASLLSTQNDLEAKTENYKSMSSMYKAAKLKLKQTEKSLRDHKAALKELSTVSEEAYQEYENLQDKFNLEMQKRGFAERKMAELTVDNGKMKRQSAVLLSQVSPGDKLHLALMEIEDLTNKLEEQRKHYDRQISELEEKVDSGSSESMNAKEEETQALEGERDDLISRVKEYEDKYANLETEYDALLKKYEESKRPPPPPPPPPPPAISTTKGFLNKITRKKKKDIEATIRLKGGVVNDDFSKVLEDMMSNIKTGKTLRKTLKPVITGTDEKGHTDVKMVLKSKSFDDIQSEASEPKSDDGHAMKELNNIMKKFKRAHSVSDLEPLEKDQPESELAAVFRKVKKSASVDSDTDIVTRRSKLSQVTEERESEVISKPSNVAFR
- the LOC128211390 gene encoding shootin-1-like isoform X2; protein product: MGEPEDDNIDWKAKYKEDTAKLQKLETLSKDVLKEYDDLLKQFEELKSENASLSKKVSEKNAEIKTVNEYIDPAIAEYEKLKLKYEIEKGCRHEAEIYASQIHQHNKKLKRQTVDLCSMLSAGGSANFNVVDLKFEDEDKEEKEIENGYQTSLNNTIKELKNEVGHLKASLLSTQNDLEAKTENYKSMSSMYKAAKLKLKQTEKSLRDHKAALKELSTVSEEAYQEYENLQDKFNLEMQKRGFAERKMAELTVDNGKMKRQSAVLLSQVSPGDKLHLALMEIEDLTNKLEEQRKHYDRQISELEEKVDSGSSESMNAKEEETQALEGERDDLISRVKEYEDKYANLETEYDALLKKYEESKRPPPPPPPPPPPAISTTKGFLNKITRKKKKDIEATIRLKGGVVNDDFSKVLEDMMSNIKTGKTLRKTLKPVITGTDEKGHTDVKMVLKSKSFDDIQSEASEPKSDDGHAMKELNNIMKKFKRAHSVSDLEPLEKDQPESELAAVFRKVKKSASVDSDTDIVTRRSKLSQVTEERESEVIEITQM